The following proteins are co-located in the Pyrobaculum calidifontis JCM 11548 genome:
- the hisB gene encoding imidazoleglycerol-phosphate dehydratase (catalyzes the dehydration of D-erythro-1-(imidazol-4-yl)glycerol 3-phosphate to 3-(imidazol-4-yl)-2-oxopropyl phosphate in histidine biosynthesis) — translation MSYRRETRETLVVVELVPGAVAQVETPIPFLTHMVETFLFYAGLGGRVYAEEKRRLDDGHHVIEDVAIALGRALDQLIGDRSAVARYGWAAVPMDDAFALAAVDLGGRPYWVVKAKLPNVAIGGYPLPMFPHWVRSLASEARATIHIYARGRDPHHKVEAAHKALGLALRAAVSPASGVQSTKGVLK, via the coding sequence GTGTCCTACCGCAGGGAGACTAGGGAGACACTTGTGGTAGTGGAGCTTGTCCCCGGCGCCGTAGCGCAGGTGGAGACGCCGATCCCCTTCCTCACGCACATGGTAGAGACCTTCCTCTTCTACGCCGGGCTGGGTGGCCGGGTGTATGCGGAGGAGAAGAGGCGGCTAGACGACGGGCACCACGTCATCGAGGACGTGGCGATTGCGCTGGGCAGAGCGTTAGACCAGCTAATCGGCGACAGGTCGGCGGTGGCTAGGTACGGGTGGGCGGCAGTGCCCATGGACGACGCCTTTGCGCTCGCGGCAGTGGACCTAGGCGGCAGGCCCTACTGGGTCGTGAAAGCCAAGCTCCCCAACGTAGCGATTGGCGGCTATCCCCTCCCCATGTTCCCCCACTGGGTGAGGAGCCTCGCCTCGGAGGCCCGCGCCACCATCCACATATACGCCAGAGGCCGCGACCCCCACCACAAGGTAGAGGCTGCGCACAAGGCCCTCGGCCTAGCCCTACGCGCCGCCGTGTCCCCCGCAAGCGGAGTCCAGAGCACCAAGGGCGTTTTGAAATGA
- a CDS encoding 1-(5-phosphoribosyl)-5-[(5-phosphoribosylamino)methylideneamino] imidazole-4-carboxamide isomerase, with protein sequence MIIPSIDIEGGRAVKRVQGRRGEYVFVGDPLELASRLSKAPLVHVVDLDGAEAGRPVNVGTIEAVAKALGGRCQVGGGLRDEASIGWALGTCKYAVVGTLPFKNPALFQRIADLYRSRLVASLDYRRGVVLVDGWRSEGAPLGQAVEHLKRFGPLGGLVVTAVEVEGTGAGVALEVATSVLREVAERLYYAGGIKDCRDVENALKAGFDGVIVGYALYRGDLRECFPL encoded by the coding sequence ATGATTATCCCCTCCATAGACATAGAGGGGGGCAGGGCCGTCAAGCGGGTCCAGGGGAGGAGGGGGGAGTACGTCTTCGTGGGAGACCCCCTGGAGCTCGCGTCGAGGCTCTCCAAGGCGCCCCTCGTCCACGTGGTTGACTTAGACGGGGCAGAGGCGGGGCGCCCAGTCAACGTGGGGACGATCGAGGCAGTGGCCAAGGCCCTCGGGGGGCGTTGCCAAGTGGGCGGCGGGCTGAGAGACGAGGCGTCCATCGGCTGGGCGCTGGGCACCTGCAAATACGCCGTGGTGGGCACCCTCCCCTTCAAAAACCCCGCCCTCTTCCAGCGCATCGCCGACTTGTATCGAAGCCGCCTCGTTGCCTCCCTCGACTACCGCAGAGGTGTGGTGTTGGTAGACGGCTGGAGGTCTGAAGGGGCTCCCCTGGGCCAGGCGGTGGAGCACTTAAAGCGTTTCGGCCCCCTCGGAGGCCTGGTGGTCACGGCAGTGGAGGTGGAGGGAACCGGGGCGGGGGTCGCCCTGGAGGTGGCCACATCGGTGTTGCGGGAGGTTGCTGAGAGGCTCTACTACGCTGGAGGGATTAAGGACTGTAGAGACGTTGAAAATGCGTTAAAAGCAGGCTTTGATGGAGTTATCGTTGGCTACGCGCTGTACAGAGGAGATTTAAGGGAGTGTTTCCCCCTCTAG
- a CDS encoding RtcB family protein encodes MSRFQINKISDYIWEIPPGQKPCQKVPVRIYADSVLLEKMKTDMTLEQGVNVACLPGIYRWSIVLPDAHQGYGFPIGGVAAIDAEEGVISPGGIGYDINCGVRVLRTNLTEEEVRPKLKELVDTIFRLVPPGVGGTGHLRLSPGEFERVLAEGVEWAVQKGYGWAEDMEYIEERGSWKLADPSKVSEKAKARGRDQLGTLGSGNHFLEIQVVDKIYDEKVAKTFGIEREGQVVVMIHTGSRGFGHQVATDYLLIMERKMRQWGLNLPDRELAAAPLKDKVAEDYIKAMASAANFAWTNRHIIMHWVREAFKKVFGSIEKVGLELVYDVAHNIAKLEEHVVDDRGTVRKVWVHRKGATRAFPPGRPEIPAKYRDVGQPVLIPGSMGTASWILVGTPEAMRLTFGTAPHGAGRVLSREAAIRMYPPHKVQEELAKRGIIVRSAETEVISEEAPWAYKDVDRVVETAHQVGFAKKVVRQRPIGVVKG; translated from the coding sequence ATGTCCCGCTTTCAGATAAATAAGATATCTGACTATATCTGGGAGATTCCGCCGGGCCAGAAGCCCTGCCAGAAGGTGCCGGTGAGAATCTACGCCGACAGCGTCTTGTTGGAGAAGATGAAGACCGACATGACGCTGGAGCAGGGGGTAAACGTGGCCTGTCTCCCCGGCATCTACCGGTGGTCGATCGTGTTGCCGGACGCCCACCAGGGCTACGGCTTCCCCATCGGAGGAGTGGCGGCTATTGACGCAGAGGAGGGCGTGATATCGCCGGGCGGGATTGGCTACGACATAAACTGCGGCGTGAGAGTGCTCAGGACGAATCTCACGGAGGAGGAGGTGAGGCCGAAGTTGAAGGAGCTTGTGGACACCATCTTCCGCCTCGTCCCGCCGGGCGTCGGCGGCACGGGCCACCTGCGGCTCTCGCCGGGCGAGTTCGAGCGCGTCCTCGCCGAGGGCGTGGAGTGGGCGGTGCAGAAGGGCTACGGGTGGGCTGAGGACATGGAGTACATAGAGGAGAGGGGGTCGTGGAAGTTGGCGGACCCCTCTAAGGTGTCTGAGAAGGCGAAGGCGAGGGGAAGGGACCAGTTGGGCACTCTGGGTTCTGGCAACCACTTCCTAGAGATCCAGGTGGTGGACAAGATATACGACGAGAAGGTGGCCAAGACCTTTGGCATTGAGAGAGAGGGCCAGGTCGTGGTGATGATACACACGGGCAGCAGAGGCTTTGGCCACCAAGTGGCCACCGACTACCTATTGATCATGGAAAGAAAGATGAGGCAGTGGGGGCTGAACCTGCCCGACAGAGAGCTAGCCGCGGCGCCGCTTAAGGACAAGGTGGCGGAGGACTACATCAAGGCCATGGCGTCGGCGGCTAACTTCGCTTGGACGAATAGGCACATCATCATGCACTGGGTGAGAGAGGCCTTTAAGAAGGTGTTCGGCTCCATCGAGAAAGTCGGCTTAGAGCTGGTATACGACGTGGCCCACAACATCGCCAAGCTCGAGGAGCATGTGGTTGACGACAGGGGCACCGTGAGGAAGGTGTGGGTCCACCGCAAAGGCGCCACGAGGGCCTTCCCGCCTGGCAGACCCGAGATACCTGCCAAGTACAGAGACGTGGGTCAGCCCGTGCTGATCCCCGGCTCCATGGGCACTGCCTCGTGGATCCTCGTGGGGACTCCCGAGGCTATGAGGCTCACCTTCGGCACTGCTCCACACGGCGCTGGCCGCGTCCTCAGCCGCGAGGCCGCCATCCGCATGTATCCGCCTCACAAGGTGCAGGAGGAGCTGGCGAAGAGAGGCATCATCGTGAGGTCGGCCGAGACGGAGGTCATAAGCGAGGAGGCCCCCTGGGCGTACAAGGACGTAGACAGAGTGGTTGAGACGGCGCACCAAGTGGGCTTTGCCAAAAAAGTGGTGAGGCAGAGGCCTATCGGAGTAGTGAAGGGCTAG
- a CDS encoding winged helix-turn-helix domain-containing protein: MARAKSAKAINDPRRMQLLQIIKERGPLTQGQLAKLTGMSWGTLQWHLYVLEREGLIKRIRQGALVYYATPEQALA, from the coding sequence ATGGCGAGGGCCAAGTCTGCAAAAGCAATAAACGACCCCAGGAGGATGCAACTCCTGCAGATAATTAAGGAGCGTGGTCCGCTTACGCAGGGCCAGCTGGCCAAGCTAACGGGAATGTCGTGGGGGACGCTCCAGTGGCACCTCTACGTCCTCGAGAGGGAGGGGCTCATAAAGCGGATTAGGCAGGGGGCCCTTGTCTACTACGCCACGCCGGAGCAGGCCCTCGCGTAG